GGAAATGCCTTTCTTGATGACTTGATGCTGGGGTTGGGTTTGTCTGTTACATGGTTAATTGCACACAAACACATATCAATAAACTTAAGTATGAAAAACAACAAGGACTACGCCTCAGTCTCAAACAAGTTGGGGTCAGCATAATATGAATAGCATCGACACATCGACCCCATATTTTGGCTATTTTTCAAAAGTGGACCTTACTTGAAATTTCATCCAGCTTCCAAATAATAAGGAAACTACGACAAAAACGAGAATGATGTTATGGAAATAAATGCCGATCATATTAATTGGGATCCAACCTGATGAGATTCTAAAACATGAAACAAGAAGAATTATACTTGTATTAATTGCGTTCTGCGATCAATGCATACATTACTACAATATATTCTAAAATAGGCTCCACTCAAAGAGGTCAACAGGGTCCCAATAGAGATATGCCAAAGCAGGTCTGATTATGCGTATTTCTAATCCTAAATGGAATGTAATAATGTAGGGATCCTCTTATAGGGACTATTTTAGAAAGATCGTTTCATAAATCATTTTGCAACTGTTTGGTTTGGTAAAATTTTGAAACTATAGCTGTTCATGAATAATACTATGTATTAAACTTTTGTGCAGGCAAACACAAAACTAAACTTCACGACGTATATAACAAGGTTAAAAGATCGCCGAGGTTGCTTATATCAGAAAACTTACCATATTGAAATTTCCATATTGGATTTTCTCCGTTAGTAACAACTTCAAACATTCTATGATCTCCCACCTTTAAGCCATTTGCAACACAGAATTCACGCCATCCACCTAATATATAGACTTGAGAACCGTAGGCAGTTAGCCTTACTTTCCATGACCTTTGTCTTTCATCTCTAATAATCACATCACAATTCTTATTGATGAGACAGTTTTTCTTTGCAAATTGTTTAGGAAGGCGCTGAAATGGTTTATAACAATTGTCACATATCATtaagcatatcatatgaaaTCATATTTTTTGCTTTAGATAACTCCAATAATTTTTAGACTTACCAAGTAACCATTTGTAAGGCAATATGGTTTAACAGTAAATACAAAATGAGATTGATCCAAAGGGCTTTGAGTAGCAGCTTTTGCATTGGGAAAACCTTTGGTTGATGACATGATGCAGGGGTTTGGTTTGTCTGTTACATTGTCAATCTAAAACAAATCCATATCAAGAAATTAAATGTGACAAACGAGAACATAGCTAAAGTAGCAAAAAAGAATGAATAACATGTAAATATCCACCTCCTCTTTTGGCTATTTCTACACTATATAGCCGTCCACCAAAACAATAGCTCATAAATGTATATTATTTGTATGttagtgtatatatacatataatatacatactttatacttaatttatatatacatataatatacatactttataattaattagtgtatatgttttgtatatatatagctagCAGTTGTAATAATTTTGGCAGCCGAATGTGCAACTTTCAGAGACGAATCTAGGATTTCTAGAACATGGTgcaccactaaaaaaaaatgtattaagtgGGAATTGATTTCTAGTCCTCAATGTATATAACTCAACATGGCACCATTTAACCTTCTTGTAGCATGGGTGCCAGTAATATTTTaccaattttagaaaatatatacatgaaatACCTAGTTTTACAGACAGACTATGAATTCACGTGCCCCAATTTTAGTCTATAAAATCGCCCCTGGTAGTGGTAACTTTCCCAATTTTTAATCTAAGTAAACTGAAACTTATTTatatatgccatcgaactattgaaaatggatgagccattttggtaacggctacaacataaatgagccaaactactgacgagtggcataaatgagccatttccgatagttcgatggcatactTGAGCCTTCTCCGTTTTAAAATTAAGGGAACTAACTTGCAAATTCATCTAGTATAAACTAATGGACTCTTAAGATCTTACCATTGAATTCAAATTTCTTGGAAGTTTGTTCTTCTTGTTGTTCTATTTGCATATAATCTGCATATTCTCTATCACAATGACTTGAATCAAATATAGAAACATCAAATTCCATGTTTCCTTCATGTCTGAAAATCAACAAATCTCCCAATTGCAATCATTCTCCTCAACAAATTTTCCCCAGCCCTCTTCTAATAGCTGGTCATTCAGTTTCACCTGCCACTTTTTACCATCACTTTTTAGTATTGCATGCTCATGCTGATTATGTCCCTTCAGATACTTCAAGAAACCTACAGGAATTTTCTGCAGTACAACATAAACTTAGAAATAGCCTTTTCCCAAATCACTATGCTGGTTTCTTTTTAGGACATGCAATTGTAGTAACTATATATCTACCCAATTATGCTTTTTTTCTGGGACCAAATTCTTCCATCCTATATCACACATAAaacatatactccctccgtcacatttatatgatatttttcGCTTTCCGAGAttcaaatttcatgaattttgatTAACATTTTAAAGTGtatttttcaccaaattaatataagaaaagtTGCATAGTTTTTAAGTATATACCCCTTCCATCCCaagagtgtctctttctatatttaataagttgacaatttaaacGTCATACATAATTagtttataaccacaagattcaaaagatatATTAGTGCATTACATATAtcctctctctttatttcttaaatttcatacCTAGTCAAAccaagacacttaaattgggatggatggactaaattttaatattaaaatattgagttaatctagtTCAATTTGgcttcaaagtttagtcaaattgactctcacAAGAAAAATATCagataaattgagacagagaatAGTAGACGATAAAATTGACTAAAAGGATTACTCACAAGACCATTCTTGAAACCTGGTTGAATGGGCTTGAAAAAATGAGGTTTCTTTGGAGGGATTTTCATGACAATCAAGAAAATGCTGTTACACCTACAGTGTACAATTAATGTATACTTCTTTTCTTTAACTCTGTTTTGTGTGATTGATATAATTGAAAGATGAAACTTCAATTCATGGAATTACAATAAAACTTATTAAGTGGATTTACTGACAGCAAAGGCAGCTTTTTCAATTTAGTGGACTGTGTAACATTAATGGTGCAGTTCAAATCCCAAAAGGGAGCCCAAGAGAAGTAAAACTGACCGGCGCCACGTTTATGTTGTACTCCCTCCTCCTCAAATTACTCCCTGGTTTACTTTTACTAATCACGTTTTGAATTTTGATGCTGTttaagaaacaattattaaGATAGGCATTTTACCACAATACCCCTATTAATGGTGTATAATtgtattggagttggaaaaatgatttaaaatgaataataaatgttaagggtaaaacagaaattttttttgtcttacctTGATTTGTGAAAATTGACAAGTGAAAATGAAAATCTATAAGGggaatagtggacaagtaaaaatgaacggagggagtatttgtttTGATTAGTAAAACTAGTCATCTCAAATTATATGTCGTTTTAAAAGTTCAACacacaattaattaatttttcttcattttattcttagttgaattttgtcattaatggagattgACACATAAATAGATTAAACATTTAATGAAGAGAGATTATaatttagacataaataaggggAAGTTAATCAAATACACCTCCTAAATAATATTTGTTAAGGGGCGTTTAAACAAAAAAGGCGACAAATAATTTAAGACAGAGGGAGTAGAAAatcttgatttctttttaaaccgaatttttttttactccctccatccattTTAAATTGTTTAGTATTTACTTGGCACACCCTTAaggagtaataaataaaatgacagATTTATTAAATCACCCTTTGAATATATAAAgtcaatgttttggaaaatgCTTATACTCCTTTTGTTGAcctttacttgtccactttaacatatcaagaaaaagacacacttttttttcttgttttaccaCTAACATTAGTTACTTATTTCTAAATCGTTTCCAAGTCTATTAAGACTAtatcaattaatatggataatatgataaaatatatacttcatttattaatttttagaggggggggggggtggaaaGCCAGTAttgtacaagtaaaagtgaatgggTGGAGTAGTTAATAAAAAGGGTAAATTaggaactaagtgataaattttGTCTTGATTTTGCACATGACACATTTAAGTCAACTTagcacatgacatgtttaagatcacaagattacaggacattttggtacattctaccTATCTTTAGTTAgcaaccacaagattcaaaagtttttttttactttttaaaatttcatgtcaAGTCAAAACTAGACACACAACTGGAGAAAATTCAGCTTTCGGCTCGATGGATTATCTTGTTAAAACCCAACACTGCACGTCCATAATGCTATAATGTAACATTATGTAATCTGCCACATTAAATGAATTTGATGGTGTTTGTTCAGATCTGATTTTGATGATTAACAATTGAAGTGTTGATTTTTAGAAGGCGTTGATGCATAATCTCATTTGAATTATGAGTCACATTTTTAGGTTTTTTTACTTCACTTTTGACTTAGTAGCGTCTAGATCTTTTATAATCGATCTTAATTCTTAATGAGGAGTTTAATCTTATAAGGAAGTAGTATCATATTAGGAGTGTTGTGGGTATTGAGACACGATCCCAATCGAACTGGGAGTCACATTTTCATACGTTTTTACTTCACTTTTGAACTGAAAATCCATTAGTTAGGCGTGATCAACTTAATTATGACTGATTgggataaaatagtaaaaatcCTTGTCAAActaaaaatatacactgaaaaATCATTAGTTAGGTGTGATCAATTTATGGCtggaataaaataataaaaatcttgatcaaactaaaaataattatatgcTGAAAAGTCATTAGTTAAGCGTGATCAACTTGTGACTTTTGGCTATTTTTACCATTTTATCAATTAGGCAATGTTACATATATTTAAGGCAAAGTTAGTAATGAACCTATAGCAAACGTTGTTTACTCAATTAAAAGATaaattgaaattcaaaaaaaaaaatcttactaAAAAGATAATATAAGATTAATCGGTAGATaccatcttttattattttttgccaGTGATTAAAACGATTCCCATAATATTATTTCTATAGGCGTTAGAATATACTTTTGCCTTTCTTGCACTAATAACGCGGGACTCCTAATAAGTTTGAAGTTCCATATATCTTGAAGGCTACTCCAATAAAATAACTTGGAGCATACTCTActcatcttatatatataacttatgcCAATTAAAAGAATCATTAATTAAGTGTAATTTTGAGAAGGCTTCTAATAACCATGGCTGGTTAGCATTTTCTTTAACTATATATTTGATTATGTTATTCAATTTTCTCCTGTTTTTATGTATTCTTCTGATCTTCTCTTTAAGTTATTATGTTCGTTGTTTAATATTTAGTTTTGGCTCTAACATTGTTTGCACTAATTTTACGCAGATGACAATCAAAATTCTGAAGATCATCAACTCGATGGTATTTTGTGgggtatgtagaaaagagttatgtTGTGATAATATTAATGACCTGTCTTTTAAATACATAATATCTTGAGAGTTTTTGTACTTTTAATTCCTCAATTATAAGATTTATCTCTTCACACTAGACAATCTTCTGACTCTGAGTACAAGCGCTACTAGAAGCAACGGTTTTTCCCACCAGCATTCAGTGggaaatttgtgctataaaacatgattttcccaccAAACAATCTCACTGGGAAAACGCATGGTGGGAAACAAATTCTCATTGAAACGTTGGTAAACTTCGTAATTTTTCCCTGTGAAAACACCAGTATTTAGGTTTTTCCCACCAATATTATGTGGGAAATAACCACTGAATATTTTTTAATGGAAAATTCAGTgggaaaatagtgattttttaatAGTGAAGAAAGTCAATATTCCTCTAAATGTATGCCCAAAAAACTATCCTTCTTCCTTTAACAAACACCCTCGATAAAATTGGAGTGATAAAGAAAAGAGTCGcctcaaatcaagaaagagggTTGAAAATTGCTTATGTTAATTTTAATTTACTAGAATAATAAGTAGCTTAGTTATAGGATGAGTTTACTTTAtttggatttaattttttttttaaaaaaaaaaattaggttgTTGAGATACTTTAGACCTTTGAAATTATTCTCGTTAGATTTTATGTTGTTAAGTTGGCTATTTAAAGCCCTATatgtttaataaaaatatttagagacaattttaatcatttttaatctttttgttGTTGCACCATCTtgtaaaaaacaaacaaatagtCCACCTTTACTCTAGATAAAGAGAGATCTagtagaaaacatgaaaagaatatgtttttctttctttctttcgtagctttcttttatttatgcTGGGCCAATTAATAGAGATAGAAGCTTATTATGTTACTTTAATAATTGACATGGACGaccaaaaataaatatgtaaCTAGTAAGATCTTCTACatacactttgtttggatgttTATTatgtattgtttcataatgcatcgtattatattgtattgtgttgtgttgatgcaTATAGCGTTTTGATAGATTATATCGGATAAACCTATAAGCAAAGTAGggtaaaggataaaataagattattagATAATAAGTAAAGACAAAATGAGGAGGGAAATAAGGTAACAACGCGATCACACCAAATCGGTCGTTACAAAAATTGACATTTCATCCTTACATACATTTCATCCTTACATAACATGGATTTAACGATAGTgtacaataaaatttaagtaacaatcaaaacaaacattgcaTTTAAACTAACAGCACACTACAATGCAATTgttaacaaccatccaaactgAGTGTAAATGATTTAGTAAGAGATATCTTCTACAGataaatttgttttttgttaTTAGGTTTGACATTTGGAGCAGCTTCTGCAATAGCTTTCAAGACCATTGGTGCTCTATTTCCTGGACGAACTGCTAAAACTGATGAAAATAAGAAGGAGAAAGTTACTCAAGTTATTATACCTGCTATTAATATTAATGTGCCTCCCAAGTTAAGCGAACAATTGAAACTCCAGCACACCGTTGCACCTGCCAGTAAAGCTGATGATACATCAAGAAATTCTCAAACTACTTCTGCAACTACTCCTAAAGCCACGAGTCGTAATCTGTCATGTGGGGAACTGATAGACTTATTCACTGATGTATGTATGTTAACTTCTTTTTTACTTCAGTAAATTATTTGGGTTGATTTCTTCAACTATTAGTTATTATCTCAGAAAGTCACTTTTTTTGTTGAAACACTATTAGTTGAATGACCAAATTAGAAATCAACTCGTAAATTCTTTGGTTagaatattttttaataattggGTCCTTATTCCATTCAGTGCAAAGAGTCGTGGCATGAGAAACGATGTGACTCCTATACTAAGATTATGAAGAAATTTTGCAACGGATCAGGTATCTATATATCTCATCTATTGCACAGACACTTGGAAATTTTAATTACTTTGATTGTAATTAACCTATGAACTTTTGGCTCCAGTAACTGCAGCTGCTGGCCCTTCCCCATCCGATATTGGCTCCACTCTTCTTCTGGGATCCGCCTTTGGAGTAAGTTCAAGATTTTAAATTCTActtctctgtcccaatttatgtgataaacttttctttttagtatatcctaaaaagaatgatacactTATACATTTAGAAACAACTTAACTGAAAACTTTTCCTTTAAATGATTTAcggccacacaaatatctatgacttgttttagaccacaagtttcaaaagtttcatttttttaaaactacgtgcctagtcaaactatatcacacaAATTGAGACGAAAAGAGTATTATCttaatatgagaaaaattaGACCACTACTTTTTCGCATGCTTTCACGATAACAAGAAATCGAAATTAATCAGGTTCTGGCAAGAAACTCCTCCTTTCTTGCTTCTTAATCAGGGTATGCCCCCTCCCTACTtctaggaaaagaaaaagatgttgAACAAAAACATATTCTTAAGTACAAGCTGAACACGGACCTATTTCTACTATTTCGGGTGCttattgatgaaatattggtactattctatttattaaacaaattatatatattctctATTAACTAGGACCGTGGATTTTGTATGAATAGGGTATTTGGACATAATTACTTCAACGAGAAAAATTGATGACATGTTGCCATTTCAATATAGGCTTGAGTTTAATTCTATACTCTTCATCTAATTATCAACTAATGTTTCTCCTTTGCAGTGCTTGAACAAGCTGCGGCATTCGTCGTCAGACAGAGATAAAATTGCCTGCTTGGAAAAATACAGCAAATTGGTGCAAATGACCCGATGATCTATCTGAAAGAGAAGTCCAAAAGCAACTCATGATTTAGTGATTAATATTATATATGGTTTTGATCAGTACGTAGTTTAATTTACCCGCTAAGGGTTTATACTTTTGTGACGTTTTTTTCGATTCTATTGTACTTTAGGATGTTCTATTTAATTGGTTTGTGGAATATCTCTTCTCACAAATTTTAGTGTTTGTTCCAAAATGATGTAGTTGTAGTATTTATATTAAAACGTACTAGTATTAATTTCgcccttcaaaaaaaaaaaaaaaaagagcttacTTGTAGATATAGGGTGAgttcggtatgaaggaaaatgttttcctagaaaatgtgttcttggaaaataagtgaatttctacttattttttcatgttcgtttgggtagcgaaaaataagtgaatttcttacttattttctcatgttcgtttggttggtAGAAAAAACATTTTCACGAAAATACCCACCCAAGCCCCACAACTccaccccaaccccaacccccacgcacaaccccaccccacccccactcccaatttttttttgaagtatttaatttttttttggattttctaaACCACCACATCCCCCTCCCGGTGTGgacccataccacaccaaccctCATAaccacccaccccccaccctcaattttttttggagggggtggtggggtgtcaggaaaggggggtgggggtggggcaaaaaaccaacaaaaaaaagaattcaaaacttttttttcaaaacaaaattattttttttgggggggggggggggggggttgtgggggtggggtggtgcaaaaaaaaaaaaaaaaatcaaaatttttttttttcaaaacaaaatcaattttttctgcgagggggtggggtggggtggtgcaaaaaaaaaattcaaaacttttttttcaaaacaaaattaatttgggGGGCGGGGGGCAGCGGTAGGTAGGGCAAGGGTGGGTGGGGCaggggtggggtggtgcaaaaagcaaaaatcaaaaaaattcaaaacttttttttcaaaacaaaattaattttttttgggagggggtggggtggggtggcgGCAGGGGTTGTTGGGGTGCAGGTggtgcgaattgcccttcttttggggtggtctttaaattttgcccctcatatttgcggtctttaaattttgcccttcatatttgtggtctttaagttttgcccttagcttggatacctgaggttttgggttcgaacccccgctcaagcataaaataaagaaataatttcgcaagcAAGGGGTGGAGGAGTGTCGCCctcggcataacttccttaaggaaaactaaagttatgccggagggggcataacttttcctcaagacatagtttagttatgccttatggagcaaaacttttccttaaagaactatgccttatgggcgagacttttaattaaggcataaccaaaagtatgccttaactaaaagtgtgccttgaaaagtttttttaaaaaaatgtctcaaggcaaagtccgcccctagataactccttaaggaaaaaactaaagttatcggagggcataatttagttttgccttatggggaaaacttttccttaaggaattatgccttatgggggcgagacttttaattaaggcataataaaagtatgccttaactaaaagttaaaaaaaaaaaaaaaaaaaaatgtctcaaggcaaagtcacgccctccgcataacttccttaaggaaaaactaaagttatgcggagggcataacttttcctcaggtataatttagttttgccttatggggcaaaatttttccttaaggaactatgccttatggggcatacttttaattaaggcataaccaaaagtatgccttaactaaaagtgtgcctttaaaagtaaaaaaaaaaaaaaaaaaaaaatgtctcaaggcaaagtcttgCCCCctcggcataacttccttaaggaaaaactaaagttatgcgggaggggcataactttcctcaaggcataatttagttttgccttatggggcaaaatttttccttaaggaactatgccttatggggtatacttttaattaaggcataaccaaaagtatgccttaactaaaagtgtgccttgaaaagtttaaaaaaaaaaaaatgtctcaaggcaaagtctgccccctccggcataactttggtttttccttaaggattgtatctttggatccggcatacactctcCCATTActgtcttgcgaaattatttttttattttatgcacgaACGGGGGTTCGAACCACAGAACCTCGGGTATCCGAAGGcgcaaaacttaaagaacacaaatatgaggggcaaaatttaaagaccaccccaaaagaagggcaatccgtgcaaaaaattgGTGCAGGTGGGGCAGgagtggggtggggtggtgcaaaaaaaaaaaaatcaaaacttttttttcaaaacaaaattaatttttttttgccaggaggtggggtggggtgggggaaggggtGGGGTTGTAggagtggttgggggtgggttgGGTGGTTGGTGAAATGCACTTAtagacttgttttccctacttttttTAGAAGAGTCATTTTCCCATTTTTGagaaacttgttttcctaaagaaaatgttttccaaattttttgaccaaacgatcatgggaaaattggaaaatgttttcctccataccgaacacacccatGGTTTAAATGATCTGATAGTATAAACTTTTTTGTATATTGACAGTGTATATATAACTTAACTCAAAATGTACTCCTCTTCCCTACATTAAAATAAGACAATTTACGGAGTTGATTGCGTAATACATACCCTTGATATGTAGCTTTCATCATTTTATTGTCAATGCTCCTTTCCGTAGCTAAAGGAAAAGATTGCTCATTATATTCTCATTGCAAACAGTATAATATTACATGTATTATTtacacctttttcttcaatgaAAGTTAATGCAATGCATGAAATTAAGAAGCGTTGAAGCACTTTAATAGCCAATATTAAACAATAAGATTTAGCTTGAAAGGAAAATGACAGTTTATCCATTGTCAAAGGTCAAAGTTGTTTTGTGAAAACAGACTTAGACTTAGAGCCAAAGGAGCTCATTTGGGAGATTCGGAACCATATCGATGTCTGGTCGGTCGACTCATATATCTCAGTTTTACTAGACTTGAGTTATTGTATTCCGTGCATGTTCTGTCCCAATTCATGCAGCAACCGAAGGAAGCACACTGGAACGCGGCTCTCCGTGTGGTGCGCTACTTGAAGAAGAACCTAGGACAAGGTATTGTAATGAGAAAAGATTGTGATTTCCAATTGTATGAATGGTGTGATTCGGACTAGGCCGGATGTCCGTTGACTCGAAAATCACTTACCGGTTGGTTTACCTCCCTCGGAAATTCTCCCATATCATGAAAAACCAAGAAGCAGCACATTGTCTCTGTGAATTTAAATGGCTAAAGGGGATCTTGCATAGTTTGGTGGCCATCTATGTATTTGGCCTAAACGGCGGTAGATACCACTGTCCATTAAAAACTTAGATGGAAAAAAAAGTTACCGAATattttggatcgtgacaatGCTAGTCTAGGGAACATGTCACTTTATACTAGattcattaaagttcatctgTATATGTCCTATCTAGCATCAAGAACGTGTCATTAACCATCCATCTACTTCCCCACTAGTTATAGTGGGTTAAATTTATctgtacaaaaagaaaaaaaatacttttcaagaATTACTTTAGAAAAGGTGATATGGTGCAAATAATTCACATAGTTTAATGGTTTAATTTATACAACCAGACCCAAGCCATGCTGAGTAACTGGGGCTTTGACAAAAGCTGGCTAGGCAGTCATTACATGAAGatttatagaagaaaaaatCATACATAGTTTTTGAGATTGTACACCATATTGGATCAACCAAACTTTAAAAAAACAGCCAAGTTGCTTCAATTTCCCAACTTTCCCCCCCTCTTCGCAACCGTTCCAGAATATTTGCCTGCAAAGATACATATTTCTATGAAAGTAGTTACAAAATCTTGTAGGGAGCCCATTGTGTTGTTCAAAATGACATCCTCAATTAGTGATGTTATAATTTCCAAACTACAACAAAACATGTCAAGACCATTGAAATGAAGTATTTG
This portion of the Lycium ferocissimum isolate CSIRO_LF1 chromosome 1, AGI_CSIRO_Lferr_CH_V1, whole genome shotgun sequence genome encodes:
- the LOC132066331 gene encoding B3 domain-containing protein REM17-like; the encoded protein is MEFDVSIFDSSHCDREYADYMQIEQQEEQTSKKFEFNDKPNPCIMSSTKGFPNAKAATQSPLDQSHFVFTVKPYCLTNGYLRLPKQFAKKNCLINKNCDVIIRDERQRSWKVRLTAYGSQVYILGGWREFCVANGLKVGDHRMFEVVTNGENPIWKFQYDKPNPSIKSSRKAFPHAEVATHSHKPFGYSHFVCTIRPYCLSYDLLCIPSKFAHANRLMNKKYDLIIRDERQRSWCLRLCYFGTGVCIKGGWDEFRDTNCLKKGDCVMFEVVSDGEKPIWQFHGKTSVERMQASYKGLTEQ